A single genomic interval of Terriglobus albidus harbors:
- a CDS encoding outer membrane beta-barrel protein — MRLWFAAIAALSMALGCSVSAEAQAVAAGRGPGPHVMAGGGLSIFQSDYGQRQLGGVTLWGDANISHRWGIEGEARWLRLHNDPNGSNQSTYLAGPRFNLMTRSVRPYVKGLAGVGHFNFPFGYANGNYFVAAPGGGVEWYHKRFAVKVVDVEYQMWPQFSYGAIHPYGISTGITFRLWQGKSMMSEE, encoded by the coding sequence ATGCGGCTGTGGTTCGCCGCGATCGCGGCTCTATCGATGGCTTTGGGATGCAGTGTATCGGCGGAAGCGCAGGCCGTTGCAGCGGGAAGAGGTCCGGGTCCGCATGTGATGGCCGGCGGCGGACTCAGCATCTTCCAGTCGGACTATGGTCAGCGCCAGCTTGGTGGCGTCACCCTGTGGGGTGACGCTAATATCAGTCACCGCTGGGGCATAGAAGGAGAAGCTCGCTGGTTGCGGCTCCATAACGATCCCAATGGAAGCAACCAGTCAACGTATCTCGCCGGTCCACGCTTCAACCTCATGACCCGCAGCGTGCGGCCCTATGTGAAGGGCTTGGCCGGCGTCGGACACTTCAACTTTCCCTTTGGTTATGCGAACGGCAACTACTTCGTTGCCGCTCCTGGCGGCGGGGTGGAGTGGTATCACAAGCGCTTTGCCGTGAAGGTGGTGGATGTGGAGTACCAGATGTGGCCGCAGTTCTCGTATGGAGCGATACATCCATATGGGATCTCGACGGGCATTACCTTCCGCTTATGGCAGGGTAAGTCGATGATGTCGGAGGAGTAG
- a CDS encoding Ig-like domain repeat protein has translation MCAFLPVLPLILAATVFATVPAAAQVFQFPSSVAVGGNSTQTVTVQVTSAGSLGSIAVGTQGLTGYDFSKVSGGTCGINTGYFVGQSCTVAVQFAPQSPGLRSGGIVLKSGSGTVMGWVLLSGTGSGPLVGWLPGTMSTVVGDGTWIYRGDGMQATASTLFLPQGVVVDAAGNLYVTDSSSNRVRRIDAQTQVITTIAGDGNPGYTGDGGAATLASVSNPTGLALDGLGKLYIADNYNHVVRAVDLGTNIIRTVAGTGTAGYSGDGGAATSARLDGPNGLAVDPATGVLYIADTGNSAVRKLDLVTGTINAFAGTGVAGYSGDGGTAVSAQLNLPWGVAVAADGHVCIADQGNHRVRCVTAGVIQHVAGTGTPDFSGDGSAALGAELKYPGALLFDTAGNLLIADTSNNRVRRINAVSGLIETITGTGGQSFQGDDGPANAAMVYGPYSMALDGYGNLYISDMFHNRVRKITTNIAKMTFAAIRVGRTSPTQTITLENAGNASMASTNVVAVSNASLDSSLTTCGANTPLASSASCVVGAQFNPQVIGNPVNGSIEVQSAAINAPAVLQLSGEVLTLDPTTVNLSSSANPSALGAAVTFTAQVLTSGTNVPTGKVTFYDGSTSLGAVNLASGVATLTTGSLMLGSHSITASYEGDVSNNPSTSSALIQVVKQAATVSLGSSLSPSVIKQQVTFTATVMAAGSPTGTITFQDGSATLGAIPINGSGVATITINTLSVGAHSITATYSGDTNTISAVSSVWTQTVNRDTSATTLGAAPSSIKAGEPLTLTATVSNSGLVAVTGSVTFKDGSNTLGTANLNGSGIATWTATGLGGGTHSFTAVYSGDTNNSTSTSALNFTVDTISTTTLLSSNVPTIDAGAQLQLSATVTPSQTTGGQVAGTVTFYDGSIVLGTTTVPVNGVALFPTTSLTVGSHTLTATYSGSTNYTTSTSNIAAVTVRQATTQTVIGSSGSPAIAGSVVTFSITVTGSGGIPAGTVSVKDNGAQISAVTLNGAGKATIATSTLSVGTHVITADYAGDARNNGSSSLPISQEIVQATTTLRVAASANPTVSGQPVSLVATATSNGGVPPGQVQFLDGGVQIGTGTLNGSGVASLQTSSLTPGIHTITAVYAGDATYKPATSNALSLTVLQAITVAVVSDTNPSIAGRNVQFTATVTGGSNLTGTVTFRDGAASLGTVSLQNGVATFSTANLAVGTHSITATYSGDSTNASASSAVWSQQITSATTTVRATPGTTTLIYGAALTVQVQVTGNGGDVTGQVTLLDGATSVASGTLGANGTATLITSSLTIGPHTLIVYYAGDAKNTAADSGPIQILVRQNSQVALVSSLNPALTGETVVLTAKVTNVDGKPTGSITFLDGGSLLGQATLDANGNASFSSATLVAGKHVITAQYSGDTLNLTSSATLMQEMDLRPTTTGLSVSATSLQTGQTVTLVAVVRGTGPAMPTGAVLFTSGTTTIGTATVDTNGLATLTVSPSAATYHVVATYSGDFLYAGSASSSIDVVVSQAQVFTLALSPSKINLTSGDHATVTLSISSLNSFADTLNLGCNGLPFAATCTFSPNSLKLSANVTQQVQLQIDTGNPLGAGASASVRSTDTPILATILWPGATMLGLLGMGMRKRRRWLGSLLMALAMIGIAGGTTGCTGALHTNTTPAGSYTFQVSGVGAASGAKQAIDVTLTVGQ, from the coding sequence GTGTGCGCGTTTCTGCCCGTCCTTCCGCTCATTCTCGCTGCTACCGTCTTCGCGACGGTTCCTGCCGCGGCGCAGGTGTTCCAGTTCCCATCGTCGGTTGCAGTCGGGGGCAATAGCACTCAGACTGTCACGGTTCAGGTGACCTCCGCCGGATCGCTCGGTTCGATTGCGGTGGGCACGCAGGGACTTACGGGATACGACTTCTCCAAGGTCAGCGGCGGAACCTGCGGTATCAACACGGGCTATTTCGTCGGTCAGAGTTGTACGGTCGCTGTGCAGTTCGCGCCGCAATCGCCGGGCCTGCGCTCCGGTGGCATCGTCCTGAAGAGTGGCAGCGGCACTGTGATGGGCTGGGTTCTGCTGAGCGGAACCGGTTCCGGTCCCCTGGTTGGCTGGTTGCCCGGCACGATGTCCACGGTAGTGGGCGATGGAACCTGGATCTATCGCGGCGACGGTATGCAGGCTACAGCGTCAACCCTGTTTCTACCTCAGGGCGTCGTGGTGGACGCTGCGGGAAACCTCTACGTCACTGACTCCAGCAGCAATCGCGTCCGGCGCATCGATGCTCAGACCCAGGTGATTACCACGATTGCCGGTGACGGTAACCCCGGATACACCGGGGACGGCGGTGCGGCGACGTTGGCTTCTGTGAGCAATCCCACCGGCTTGGCGCTGGATGGCCTTGGCAAGCTCTACATCGCCGACAATTACAACCACGTGGTGCGCGCGGTGGACCTTGGTACGAATATCATCCGTACCGTCGCCGGAACAGGCACCGCCGGCTACTCCGGAGACGGAGGCGCAGCGACCTCTGCCCGTCTGGATGGACCGAATGGACTTGCTGTCGATCCGGCAACTGGGGTTCTTTACATTGCCGATACCGGCAACAGCGCGGTACGCAAGCTGGACCTGGTAACTGGGACCATCAATGCCTTTGCCGGAACCGGCGTGGCAGGGTATAGCGGCGATGGAGGCACTGCCGTTTCTGCGCAGCTCAATCTTCCCTGGGGAGTAGCGGTCGCGGCCGACGGCCATGTATGCATCGCCGACCAAGGCAACCACAGGGTGCGGTGCGTCACTGCGGGCGTGATCCAGCATGTTGCCGGTACCGGGACTCCCGATTTCTCCGGTGATGGCAGTGCGGCCTTGGGGGCGGAGCTGAAGTATCCCGGAGCGCTGCTCTTCGATACCGCCGGAAACCTCCTGATCGCGGATACCAGCAACAATCGGGTGCGGCGGATCAATGCAGTCTCCGGGCTGATCGAAACGATTACAGGTACTGGAGGACAGTCTTTCCAGGGTGATGATGGACCGGCCAATGCCGCCATGGTTTACGGGCCGTACTCGATGGCGTTGGATGGTTACGGCAATCTCTACATCTCGGATATGTTCCATAACCGTGTCCGCAAGATCACGACGAACATCGCAAAGATGACCTTTGCCGCGATCCGTGTGGGCCGTACCTCGCCGACGCAGACGATTACCCTCGAGAACGCCGGCAACGCGTCGATGGCGAGTACCAATGTCGTGGCTGTATCGAATGCCTCGCTGGACAGTTCATTGACTACCTGTGGCGCCAATACTCCTCTGGCGAGCTCCGCAAGCTGTGTGGTTGGTGCGCAATTCAATCCTCAGGTAATCGGAAACCCAGTCAATGGCAGTATTGAGGTGCAGTCCGCCGCCATCAATGCCCCGGCAGTCCTTCAGCTGAGCGGCGAAGTGCTTACGCTCGACCCGACGACGGTAAACCTCTCCTCCAGTGCCAATCCTTCCGCGCTTGGTGCTGCGGTGACGTTTACAGCTCAGGTGCTGACCAGTGGGACCAATGTCCCCACCGGAAAAGTCACCTTCTATGACGGCTCGACCTCTCTTGGGGCGGTCAACCTCGCGTCAGGCGTCGCAACGCTGACGACCGGTTCGCTCATGTTGGGTAGCCATTCCATCACCGCCAGCTATGAGGGCGATGTATCGAATAACCCCAGTACCTCTTCGGCACTGATCCAGGTGGTTAAGCAGGCAGCAACGGTAAGTCTCGGCTCCAGCCTGAGCCCATCGGTTATCAAGCAGCAGGTGACGTTTACGGCTACCGTAATGGCTGCCGGTTCTCCTACAGGGACGATCACCTTTCAGGACGGCTCGGCCACACTTGGGGCGATACCGATCAACGGCTCCGGGGTTGCAACGATAACGATCAATACCCTTAGCGTCGGCGCTCACAGCATTACAGCGACCTACAGCGGAGACACCAATACCATCAGTGCTGTTTCCAGCGTGTGGACGCAAACGGTCAATAGGGACACGAGTGCGACGACCCTCGGGGCGGCGCCCTCGTCGATCAAAGCGGGTGAACCCTTAACGTTGACGGCTACTGTGAGCAACAGCGGATTGGTTGCGGTGACCGGCTCGGTGACCTTCAAAGATGGCTCGAATACTCTGGGCACTGCGAACCTGAATGGCAGTGGCATTGCTACATGGACAGCTACGGGCCTGGGCGGCGGCACACATTCCTTCACTGCCGTTTACAGCGGCGATACGAACAACTCCACCAGCACTTCGGCACTGAACTTTACCGTCGATACCATCTCCACGACCACGTTATTGTCTTCCAATGTGCCCACGATAGATGCCGGAGCTCAATTGCAGCTATCTGCAACAGTGACTCCATCGCAGACCACCGGCGGGCAGGTGGCTGGCACCGTTACGTTTTATGACGGATCGATCGTACTTGGGACGACGACCGTTCCCGTCAATGGTGTGGCACTGTTCCCAACGACGTCACTGACGGTTGGATCGCACACGCTGACTGCGACTTATAGCGGCAGCACCAACTACACAACCAGTACCTCCAACATCGCAGCAGTGACGGTTCGGCAGGCGACGACACAGACGGTGATCGGAAGCAGCGGATCGCCGGCGATTGCAGGAAGTGTCGTAACTTTCTCGATTACTGTTACTGGTTCTGGCGGAATCCCGGCGGGAACGGTAAGTGTTAAAGACAATGGCGCTCAAATTAGTGCTGTCACGCTGAATGGAGCTGGAAAAGCGACCATTGCGACTTCGACGCTCAGTGTTGGCACCCATGTCATCACCGCGGATTATGCGGGCGATGCAAGAAACAACGGATCGAGCTCACTTCCTATCTCGCAGGAGATCGTGCAAGCGACGACCACGCTACGGGTGGCTGCAAGTGCGAACCCGACTGTAAGCGGTCAGCCGGTTTCACTCGTGGCTACGGCGACGAGTAATGGCGGCGTTCCCCCAGGCCAGGTTCAGTTCCTGGATGGTGGTGTGCAGATTGGGACGGGAACTCTTAATGGCAGCGGAGTTGCGAGTCTGCAGACGTCGTCTTTGACGCCGGGTATTCACACCATCACCGCGGTGTATGCAGGGGACGCAACGTATAAACCGGCAACGTCGAATGCGCTGTCCCTGACCGTGCTGCAGGCGATCACGGTCGCAGTCGTGTCCGATACCAATCCCTCGATTGCCGGCCGCAACGTGCAGTTTACAGCGACTGTCACCGGAGGCAGCAACCTCACCGGAACAGTGACCTTCAGGGACGGCGCGGCGTCTCTCGGAACAGTTTCGCTGCAGAACGGCGTGGCTACTTTCTCCACCGCGAACCTTGCAGTAGGCACGCATTCCATTACGGCAACCTACAGTGGCGATAGCACCAATGCTTCGGCCAGCTCTGCAGTGTGGTCGCAACAGATTACTTCCGCGACGACGACCGTGCGAGCGACTCCCGGCACGACAACCCTGATCTATGGCGCGGCACTCACGGTGCAGGTCCAGGTGACGGGTAATGGCGGCGATGTGACTGGGCAGGTGACGCTGCTTGACGGTGCAACCTCCGTGGCGTCTGGGACACTGGGCGCCAACGGTACGGCGACCCTGATCACGTCTTCGCTCACGATCGGGCCGCATACGCTCATTGTTTATTACGCCGGTGATGCGAAGAATACGGCGGCTGACTCAGGACCAATTCAGATACTGGTGCGACAGAACAGTCAGGTCGCGCTGGTATCGAGCCTGAACCCCGCGCTTACGGGCGAGACCGTAGTTCTGACGGCGAAGGTCACCAACGTTGACGGCAAGCCGACGGGATCGATCACGTTCCTCGATGGTGGCTCTTTGCTTGGACAGGCCACGCTGGATGCCAATGGCAATGCCAGCTTCTCGAGCGCTACGCTGGTTGCCGGAAAGCACGTCATCACGGCTCAATACAGCGGCGATACGCTCAATCTGACAAGCTCCGCAACGCTGATGCAGGAGATGGATCTACGGCCCACAACGACTGGCCTGAGCGTCTCAGCCACTTCGTTGCAGACGGGTCAGACCGTTACGCTGGTCGCAGTAGTACGGGGCACGGGACCGGCGATGCCGACCGGTGCTGTCCTCTTCACTTCCGGTACGACAACGATCGGCACTGCCACTGTGGATACGAACGGTCTTGCAACTCTGACGGTATCGCCGTCAGCGGCAACGTACCATGTGGTGGCGACATACAGCGGAGACTTTCTGTATGCCGGTTCGGCCTCTTCATCGATCGATGTGGTGGTCTCGCAGGCGCAAGTGTTTACTCTCGCCTTGTCCCCATCAAAGATCAATCTGACCAGCGGCGATCATGCCACGGTGACGCTCTCGATCTCGTCGCTGAACAGCTTTGCCGACACGCTGAATCTCGGATGTAATGGTCTGCCGTTCGCTGCAACCTGCACGTTCTCGCCGAATTCGCTGAAGCTGAGCGCGAACGTTACACAGCAGGTACAGCTCCAGATCGATACCGGCAATCCGCTGGGTGCGGGAGCCTCCGCGAGTGTACGCAGCACGGACACGCCGATTCTGGCGACGATCCTGTGGCCTGGCGCAACCATGCTTGGTCTATTGGGTATGGGCATGCGTAAGCGCCGCCGCTGGCTGGGAAGCCTGCTGATGGCCCTGGCAATGATCGGTATCGCCGGCGGAACGACCGGTTGTACCGGCGCTCTGCATACCAACACAACGCCGGCCGGTTCCTATACCTTCCAGGTCTCTGGAGTGGGAGCGGCCAGCGGAGCGAAACAGGCGATCGACGTCACTCTTACGGTGGGGCAGTAA
- a CDS encoding glucoamylase family protein has product MNRRDALKLVAAGAAGLGLNETALAFPFGSTKKRELTPPEDAFLEDLTQAGCRYFWEEASDKTGQVRDRAMAQIPSSHGKESRRVSSIAATGFGLTALCIADWRGYLPRNDIRLRVLHTLQYHWEQMPQEHGFFYHYNDMETGVRAFKCELSSIDTCIFLCGALMAREYFKNTSGLGPQIAELATKIYDRVDFPWMLNKETQFSMGWTPEFGFLAVRWQHYCELMMLVLLAIGSNTHPIDGIYWQYFRRPIASYSGIRYISGPDPLFTHQFSHAWFDFRNLRDKFANYFDNSISATRAHRAFCLSMKQWYNDDYWGVTASDSQRGYQAWGGPPALGHIDGSVVPCATAGSVAFLPQECLRVLMSLRERYGKDAWGRYGFTDALRPSARWFNDDVLGIDQGIGVLMAENLRTEMIWATFMQADEIRLAITKSGLHTQ; this is encoded by the coding sequence TTGAACCGGAGAGATGCGCTGAAACTGGTGGCCGCTGGCGCGGCAGGACTGGGTCTGAATGAAACAGCGTTAGCCTTCCCATTTGGCAGTACCAAAAAGCGGGAGCTTACTCCGCCTGAGGATGCGTTCCTTGAGGATCTAACCCAGGCAGGTTGCCGCTACTTCTGGGAAGAGGCAAGCGACAAAACCGGTCAGGTGCGTGATCGCGCCATGGCCCAGATCCCCTCGTCTCATGGCAAAGAGAGTCGGCGTGTCTCCAGCATCGCTGCAACCGGTTTCGGTCTGACGGCACTGTGTATCGCTGACTGGCGCGGTTACCTGCCACGCAACGATATTCGTCTGCGTGTGCTGCACACACTTCAGTACCACTGGGAGCAGATGCCGCAGGAGCACGGCTTCTTTTACCACTACAACGATATGGAGACGGGAGTGCGCGCCTTCAAATGCGAGCTTTCTTCCATCGACACCTGCATCTTTCTGTGCGGCGCTCTGATGGCGCGGGAGTACTTCAAGAACACATCAGGCCTGGGGCCGCAGATCGCCGAGCTGGCAACGAAGATCTACGACCGCGTGGATTTTCCCTGGATGCTGAACAAGGAAACACAGTTCAGCATGGGATGGACGCCGGAGTTCGGTTTTCTGGCTGTCCGCTGGCAGCATTACTGCGAACTGATGATGCTGGTGTTGTTAGCCATCGGGTCGAACACCCATCCGATCGATGGCATTTACTGGCAGTATTTTCGGCGGCCGATTGCGAGTTATTCCGGAATTCGCTATATCAGTGGGCCTGATCCGCTGTTTACGCACCAGTTCTCGCATGCGTGGTTCGACTTCCGCAATCTGCGCGATAAGTTTGCAAACTACTTCGATAACTCCATCTCCGCGACGAGGGCGCACAGGGCGTTCTGTCTTTCGATGAAGCAGTGGTACAACGACGACTACTGGGGTGTAACTGCCTCAGACTCGCAGCGCGGATACCAGGCCTGGGGAGGCCCGCCGGCGCTTGGCCACATCGATGGCAGCGTGGTGCCGTGTGCTACGGCGGGTTCAGTGGCCTTTCTACCCCAGGAATGCCTGCGGGTGCTGATGTCACTGCGGGAGCGCTACGGCAAGGATGCCTGGGGGAGATACGGGTTTACCGACGCCTTGCGGCCCTCGGCTCGCTGGTTTAACGATGATGTTCTGGGGATCGACCAGGGAATCGGCGTGCTGATGGCTGAGAACCTGCGTACCGAGATGATCTGGGCCACATTTATGCAGGCAGACGAGATCCGCCTCGCAATTACCAAATCGGGACTGCATACTCAGTAA
- a CDS encoding GH39 family glycosyl hydrolase: MRRWIQSLSVLVLAIAASMPAQDFEQVVINARDQGTPLPHFWEEMFGSGRAILTLRDSYREDLRTVKKATGFTYVRPHGIFMDEIGLFDLDAQGKPVYNFSYIDQIYDGLLENGVKPFVELSFMPKKLAADPNQLHAFWYKQNISPPKDYTLWDDMIRAFARHLVARYGIDEVATWYFEVWNEPNLDFWGGKPSMPTYYELYDHTARALKGVNDRIRVGGPSTAQAAYAGEFLAHCKQANVPVDFVSSHVYANDTAKDVFKTEERIPRDSMVCRAVSKVHNEIAASAYPDIPFILSEYNASYANEPNVTDSIFMGPWLADTIRQCDGLVDVMSYWTFSDVFEEQGVVKTPFYGGFGLLAERGIPKPAFNAFVLLHKLGDRRLELDSDDVLATKTKSGGLAIAVWNYAPPAGTGASYTQETYDGVPEKTFEVVVKGRGATSATVWRVDVNHGNVVKAYDDMGRPATPTQAQIVALKKAGALAPPERLALRGGKLTVHVPAQGLALVEIR, from the coding sequence ATGCGTCGCTGGATTCAATCTCTGTCGGTGCTCGTACTAGCTATTGCCGCGTCCATGCCGGCGCAGGATTTTGAACAAGTCGTAATCAATGCCCGAGATCAGGGAACGCCCCTGCCTCACTTCTGGGAGGAGATGTTCGGCTCCGGTCGCGCCATTCTTACGCTGCGCGACAGTTATCGCGAAGACCTGAGGACGGTGAAGAAGGCAACTGGCTTCACCTACGTGCGTCCGCACGGCATCTTTATGGATGAGATTGGTCTTTTCGACCTGGATGCACAGGGCAAGCCCGTCTACAACTTCTCCTACATCGACCAGATCTACGACGGTCTGCTGGAGAACGGAGTAAAGCCGTTCGTGGAGCTGAGCTTTATGCCGAAGAAGCTGGCGGCTGATCCGAATCAACTGCACGCCTTCTGGTACAAGCAGAACATCTCTCCGCCGAAAGACTATACGTTGTGGGACGACATGATCCGCGCCTTCGCCAGGCATCTTGTCGCGCGCTACGGCATCGATGAGGTGGCGACCTGGTACTTCGAGGTGTGGAACGAGCCGAACCTCGACTTCTGGGGTGGCAAGCCTTCCATGCCGACCTACTACGAGCTCTATGACCACACCGCCCGCGCTCTGAAGGGCGTGAACGATCGTATCCGCGTCGGTGGTCCGTCCACGGCACAGGCCGCTTACGCCGGCGAGTTTCTGGCGCACTGCAAGCAGGCCAACGTTCCCGTGGATTTTGTCTCCAGCCATGTCTATGCCAACGACACAGCGAAAGACGTGTTCAAGACAGAGGAGCGTATCCCACGGGACAGCATGGTGTGTCGTGCAGTCAGCAAAGTGCACAACGAGATTGCGGCATCGGCTTATCCGGATATTCCATTCATCTTGAGTGAGTACAACGCAAGTTACGCCAACGAGCCGAATGTGACTGACTCGATCTTCATGGGGCCGTGGCTGGCTGACACGATACGGCAATGCGACGGCCTGGTCGATGTGATGAGCTATTGGACCTTCTCCGATGTCTTTGAGGAGCAAGGTGTTGTGAAGACGCCGTTCTATGGCGGATTTGGCTTGCTTGCGGAGCGTGGAATCCCCAAGCCGGCCTTCAACGCGTTCGTTTTGCTGCATAAGCTGGGTGATCGCCGCCTGGAACTGGATAGCGATGATGTATTGGCGACAAAAACGAAATCGGGCGGGCTGGCGATTGCCGTGTGGAACTACGCACCCCCGGCCGGAACCGGAGCATCGTATACACAGGAGACTTATGACGGTGTCCCCGAAAAAACCTTCGAGGTGGTGGTGAAGGGCAGGGGGGCGACCTCCGCGACAGTATGGCGTGTGGATGTTAACCACGGCAATGTAGTGAAGGCATATGACGACATGGGGCGGCCTGCAACGCCGACCCAGGCACAGATCGTAGCACTGAAGAAAGCCGGCGCCCTGGCCCCGCCGGAGAGGCTTGCGCTTCGTGGCGGCAAGCTGACGGTGCATGTTCCGGCGCAGGGCCTGGCGCTGGTGGAGATTCGTTGA